The genomic window AGTAAAACTTTGGCATACCGTAAAAACTTATTGTTGGGTATCAAAAAATCCACAAATGTAGTGAACATAACCACCAGAATTATTTGCTTAATCCAGGAGCTAAGGCTGTCCAGCATATGTCATCACCTCATCATAACAGTGGCATTTCCCACAGCCAGTATTACCGTTATGGCTACAAAAAACATCATCGCCACGGAAGCCACCGATATGAAAATCATCATCAACGAATTGGCCATATCATTCAAGCATTTAACCATGGATTCCTCTCCGATGGGTTGTATGACGGCACCCGCCAGTTTATATATAAAACAATAGATAGTATTTTCAAGACCGGAAAAATGGCGATCATCAATACAATCAGCAGACCAACAAAGCCTATGGCATTTTTTAGGATAAGGGAACAGCCAACTATGGTATCCACCGTATCGGAAAAGATGCCCCCAACTATGGGAATAAAATTCTTAGAGGCAAATTTTGCCGTCCTTATGGTGATGCCATCAATGGTGGCCGATGCTGCTCCCTTTACCACCAGAATTCCAAGAAAAACGCTTAGAAAAAGCCCGAGCAAAAAAACACAGATCTGTTTCAAAAATGAAGCCAGCATAGAGACATGAAATCTGTCGGAAATATTGTTGATCAATCCCAAAACCGCTGTAAAAAAAATTATTGGTAAGATGATATCCTTGATCCAGGTACTTGCCGCCGAAACTCCTATAAAAATAAGAGGGTTGAATACCGCCACCGAAGTAATGCCTCCTATGGATGCAAGCAGTGCAAATATGGTAGGCATCAAAGCCTGTATAAAGCTCACCATTTGTTCTATGGCATCCTTCCCCACCCTCATAGCCACTGAAAAGCTTTGAATTGCTATAACTATCAGTATGAGATATATCACACTGTACGCAACTTTTCCCACATTGTCACTTTCAAAAGCGCTGTTTATATTTCTTAAAACAGCACAGATCACCGAAAGGGCTATTAACTGTCCAAGCAGCATAAAATTTGCGGAAATCTCTCTAAAAATATATTTTATAATGCCTTTAACCGCTCCCCAAAAATCGTAACCCCGCTCCCCCCTCATGGATTTTATGAGGTCTTTCAGATCATACTGCGGAATATAATCACCATATTTTTCATTGATCTGCTTTAAAAAAGAATTAATATCATTTAAATCCATATTTTGCAGTTGTTCATCCACAATATCCAGGGCTAAAACCTGTTTTGTGAAGAAAAACACAGCAAATATGCATATAAAAATTAAAACCATAGCTTTTTTCAAGAGACTATCCCCTTTCAGGGAAGGATTTTAATTAGCAGGTCCAAAACTGCCATCAAAATGGGAATGGATAATACCAATATCATTATCTTTGCCGCAAACTCAATTTTGGAGGCTGTAGAAGAGGACCCCGCATCCCTGCATATCTGTGCTCCAAACTCCGCTATATAAGCGATACCTATGATTTTTAATACGGCTGACATATATATCATGTCTATACTCGCCTTCTGGGACAGGCTTTTTAACACATCCACCACCGATATAATCTTTCCGATCATGAGCAAAAAAATAATGGCGCCTATTACTATACTGATTTGAAGAGCAATTTCCGGCTTGTCTTCTTTGAGCAGGACTACAAGGATGGTAGCCACAAGGCCCATACCCACTATCTGAACGATTTCCATGTAAAAATCCCCCTAATACAACTGAAACATGGTCTTTACATTGGAGAACAACTGGCTTATAAGTTGAATGACCATCATAAGCACAATCACAACTCCCACCAGTGTGGTCATTTGTGCCTGTTCTTTTCTTCCAGCTTCATCAAGCACTTTACTTAATATGGAGATCACTATCCCTATACCCGCAATTTTGAACAGTATATCGACATCCAATTTCAACACTCCTTTAGCTAGTATAATCTAGTATAATAATAGAAATATCATTATTCCTGATAAAACCCCCAGGTATCTCCATAACTTTTCATTTTTTTGCCTTTCCTCCAGAGCGGCAACTTCCTGCTGCCTCAAATGGGTGAGGGTTAATTTTATATTTTTAATCTGGTCTTGTATATCCGTAGCCCCAAGATACTTTCCAAAGGCTGACAGAATTTCAAAATCCCCTCGGTTTAAATTTGAATTTGGAGCAAAAGCCTCCAGTGCCTTTTCCCATGCTTCACCTGCTGTAAGGCCTGACCTTTCGGAAAGATACTTCATGGTATTCATAAAAAGCTCCGAGACCTCTTTATCGCACTTTTCTGCAATGTTTTTCAGAGCTTCCGGCAGCGGTGAACGACCGTAATTAATCTCTGTTTCAAGCATGGAAATGGCTGTCTGCAAATTTCTTAAAATTTTTGGCCTTATCTGGTAGTATCCGGCCATAAGAAAGCCTATCATGCTGCAGGAAATTATGACCATAGTGCCACCCACCAATTTAAACAGCATTTGAAACCACCTTTCCTTTCTTATTTTCATAGATGGTTTTAAAGCTTTCACCATCAATTACCATTTCCAGGCTTCCTACCCCTGAACTGAAACCCAATATGATATACCGTTTAAAAAAACCGCTGTTTATCAATTTGTGTATAGTGGGCCTTTTTTTGATTTCCTCCAGATTAGTTCCATGGACCGTTGTTATGATGGTAACTCCGGCGTTGACCGCTTCTTCGATGGCTTTCACATCTTCTATCCTGCCGATTTCGTCGGTAGCTATAATATCGGGAGACATAGACCTTAATAGCATCATTATGCCCTGAGCCTTGGGACATGCGTCCAAAACATCCGTCCTCAGCCCCACATTATTTTGCGGCACTCCGTTGTGGCAGCACGCTATTTCGGATCGCTCATCCACAAGGCCTACTTTAAAACCCCTTACATGTAATCTTTCGACACCCGAACTCAATTGCCTGATTAAATCTCGCAACAAAGTGGTTTTGCCGGCTTTAGGTGGCGATAGAATAAGTGTATTGTATATTCCAAACCTTTTATCTATAATGTATGGAAGCACTTTATCTGCGGCTCCCATAACTTCCCTGGCTATCCTGATATTAAATGCCGAGACGGATTTTATGGTTTTGACAGTGCTGCCCTCCAGAATGACCTTTCCTGTTATGCCAACCCTGTGACCACCGGGAAGGGTTATAAATCCATTTTTCAATTCATCCTCCACCGCATAGACAGACCCCTGACATATCAGTTGAAAGGTTTTGTCCATATCTTCTTTTGATACAATATAAACATCATCATATTTACTTGTTAATCTTCCGCCATGAGTCACCATAAAATCCTGGCTGCCTATGACTAGCATGAGGGGTTTTAGCTGCCTCAACCTTATCTCTTCCAGAAAATCCAGGGAACCAATTGGAACTTTTTGCAGTACCTGTCTTAAAGGAAAATACAGAAACGGAAATATCTCTAGTTCCAGAAGTTTATCAATCTTTTTGCGGTTTTCTACTTTATCCATTTTCTTGTCCTCCCTTTTTATAAATTTATATTTAACTTTTATCTCCATTATGACTTGGTACAAAAAAAAAGAGGGTTTTAAAAAACCCTCCAGCTTGTAGACAAAAACCGCTTTTAGAACGCACAACCTAAAAGCGGTTTTTTATTTGAAGCAAAAAATTTTAAAATCATAAAGAAAAATGAATGCAAAGCAGGGGCTGCCGGTGGAAACATCCCACGTTTTCTCTTCCACATGGCCAGCTTTTTTAAATTCATGCATGCGAAAAGAAGCGTGAGATAATGTCCTACTTTGCTCAAGCCTCTTAGATTCGTATAACGCATACCATGCTTTTCTTTGGCATCGGCAAATACCCGCTCGATGGTCTGGCAGCGCATCTTGTATAATTCTTTGCCTAATTCGGTGTGCCTTATATCTTCTGCTATTTCCACATAGTGCTCCCATATGTGCCGGGTTACCACTTTCGTGTAGTTTTTGCTCTGTGTGCATCTCAAACGCATGGGGCATTCCCGGCATATTTGTGGATCGCTCTTGTATTCCCGGTATCCTGACCGGTTGGTGGTGCTGTATTTTAATACTTGGTTGTTAGGGCATATGTAGCAGTCATAATATTCGTCATATACGTATTCTCTCTTTTTAAAGTAGCCATCTTTGGTCATTGGCCTTTTATATGGCATGACAGGAAGTATTTCCGCTTCAATGATTTCTCTGCATATGCCGGGGGTCTTGTAGCCTG from Biomaibacter acetigenes includes these protein-coding regions:
- the spoIIIAA gene encoding stage III sporulation protein AA, with the protein product MDKVENRKKIDKLLELEIFPFLYFPLRQVLQKVPIGSLDFLEEIRLRQLKPLMLVIGSQDFMVTHGGRLTSKYDDVYIVSKEDMDKTFQLICQGSVYAVEDELKNGFITLPGGHRVGITGKVILEGSTVKTIKSVSAFNIRIAREVMGAADKVLPYIIDKRFGIYNTLILSPPKAGKTTLLRDLIRQLSSGVERLHVRGFKVGLVDERSEIACCHNGVPQNNVGLRTDVLDACPKAQGIMMLLRSMSPDIIATDEIGRIEDVKAIEEAVNAGVTIITTVHGTNLEEIKKRPTIHKLINSGFFKRYIILGFSSGVGSLEMVIDGESFKTIYENKKGKVVSNAV
- the spoIIIAC gene encoding stage III sporulation protein AC is translated as MDVDILFKIAGIGIVISILSKVLDEAGRKEQAQMTTLVGVVIVLMMVIQLISQLFSNVKTMFQLY
- the spoIIIAD gene encoding stage III sporulation protein AD, with the protein product MEIVQIVGMGLVATILVVLLKEDKPEIALQISIVIGAIIFLLMIGKIISVVDVLKSLSQKASIDMIYMSAVLKIIGIAYIAEFGAQICRDAGSSSTASKIEFAAKIMILVLSIPILMAVLDLLIKILP
- the spoIIIAB gene encoding stage III sporulation protein SpoIIIAB yields the protein MLFKLVGGTMVIISCSMIGFLMAGYYQIRPKILRNLQTAISMLETEINYGRSPLPEALKNIAEKCDKEVSELFMNTMKYLSERSGLTAGEAWEKALEAFAPNSNLNRGDFEILSAFGKYLGATDIQDQIKNIKLTLTHLRQQEVAALEERQKNEKLWRYLGVLSGIMIFLLLY